TATCCAGAGGGGTGTTTTGGGCTAATTATGATCTTGGGGAGGGGAAAGTTGGGCTAAGCAAATGGGTTTTGCACCTTTATTCCTTCATAAAGTTGGTTACTATTAAGATCTTCAGTAAAAAGTACAACACAGCCAGGTTTTTTTGCGCTGCAAATGATCAGGGCATCCCAGAATGACAGCCTGTTTCGCTGCTGAATATCAATAGCTTCCAGGACATCACTCACATCCGGCGCATGCAACCTCCAAGTCGATAAATCAGATATTATTTTAGCGGCCATCCGGGGCTGCATCGGCCTGGCTACCTTTTGTACTACTGTTACATAAAACTCCTGCAGTACTTGAATGCTTAAGCTGCCACGGCCGGAATTCCAAAGTTCATTAATAAGTTCCTTTGCGCGGATATACTTATCTCCTGCGGAGATATCATGAGCATAAACAAGAATATTTGTATCCACAAACTGCCATCCGGAATTATCGTTCATGAATATCTCCCCTGGTCCAGTTTATGCTGCCGGCGGTCCCTAAATCAGGAACATTGTTTAATATTGACAGGCGCCATTCACGCGCTTTTTTATACGAATCTTCTCTTTTTACCATTTCTTCAAGCGTTCTGCACAGAAGACCGGATAGTGAAGCTTGCTTTTCTATGGCAATATGTTTCGCTTTTAGCAAAATATCCTTGGGCAGGGACAGTGTTATATTTTGATACTCCACCACAATCACCCCCACGTAATTAAGTGTAGCACATTATTAGGTGACAGGCAATAAAAAACATTATTTTTTTTGGTCATTTAAAGACAATCAAGGACAAGTAGTTCCTGCCTGCCTTACGAGGTTTCCTTTGTATACCAAAAAAATCCTGAAACGGCATCGGTAGACTTGCTCAAACGGCATCCAAGTAAGACTACGATACCACATAAACGTAACAGTCACAGTCACAGTCACAGTCACAATGTAACAAATCCTTTTGAAAAAAAACCGGATCCTTTCAGACCCGATTTTTTTATTTCAACTATACTCCACGTTGTTTTATTCTGTAATCAATGTTAAAATTTAAAAGAAAGCGTTCAATGAAGGATAGAGGTGGGAAAATGAAAAATAATTTAATCCAATCTGACCCCTTAATAATGATGGGGAAACCTGTTATTACCGGCACGAGAATTACTGTTGAATTGATTTTGGAAAAGCTTGCCGCAGGTGAAACTGTTGAGCAAATATTAGAAGCTCACCCGCGTTTAACCCGTGAGGCTGTCTATGCGGCGTTGGATTTTGCCGCTCAGGCTTTAAGGGCCGACGTTATTTACCCCCTCAGGGAAAGCCTCCAATGAAATTATTTGCTGATGAAAGTATTGATTTGCCAATAGTAGAAAACCTCAGAAAAGATGGACATTTTGTGTTATATGTTGCGGAAATGGAGCCGGGTATTCAGGATAATGAA
Above is a window of Desulfotomaculum sp. DNA encoding:
- a CDS encoding PIN domain nuclease gives rise to the protein MNDNSGWQFVDTNILVYAHDISAGDKYIRAKELINELWNSGRGSLSIQVLQEFYVTVVQKVARPMQPRMAAKIISDLSTWRLHAPDVSDVLEAIDIQQRNRLSFWDALIICSAKKPGCVVLFTEDLNSNQLYEGIKVQNPFA
- a CDS encoding CopG family transcriptional regulator → MEYQNITLSLPKDILLKAKHIAIEKQASLSGLLCRTLEEMVKREDSYKKAREWRLSILNNVPDLGTAGSINWTRGDIHER
- a CDS encoding DUF433 domain-containing protein; the encoded protein is MKNNLIQSDPLIMMGKPVITGTRITVELILEKLAAGETVEQILEAHPRLTREAVYAALDFAAQALRADVIYPLRESLQ